The segment TGCCGTTCGTCGTGTTCATGCATCATCCGCCCTTCCCGGTCGGCGTCCACGCGATGGACGAGATCGCGCTGAAGCAGAGCGCCGAATTTGCCGAGGTGATCGCGCCCTATCGCGCGCGCATCCGCCACCTGTTCTTTGGCCATGTGCACCGTCCCATCTTCGGCAGCTACGGCAAGATCCCGTTCTCGACGCTGCGCGGCACCAACCACCAGGTCTGGTTCGAGCTCGATGCTGCCGCCACCGACCATCTCGCCAGCCATGAGCCGCCGGCTTATGGTGTGGTGCTGATCGACGGGGAGAACCTGGTCGTGCACAGCCACGACTTCCTCGACACCAGTCTGCGCTTCCCCTTCGCCGCACCAGCGGGAATGGACGACCGCGACTATGCCCTCAACTTCCCGGCGCGGTGAGATGAGCCTCGCTGAACCCGCGGCTCTCCCGGTCGCGGCATCGGTGCCGCCGCGCCTGCATCTATTGCAGCGGTTCACAGGTCGCTTCAAGGTGTCGCTACCCGCCTATCTGCTGCTGCTGCCCTCTCTCGTCTTCCTCGCGCTGTTCACCTATGGCGCGATGGGGCGCGTGCTCATCGACGCGCTCTATCAGCGCGCCACGCCGAAGGCGCCGCTCCGCTTTGTCGGCCTCGACAATATCAGCGCTGTGCTTGCGGATCCTTATTTCACCGGCGCGGTCGTCAACAACCTCGTCTACGCCGTCGGCACCGCGATCCCGAGCATCGGCCTTGCGCTGCTGTTCGCGCTGGCGCTGGCGCGGACCAATGTGGTGACCAGCGCGCTGAGGGCTGCGCTGTTCCTGCCGGTGTTGATCCCGATGGTCGCAGCGTCCGCGCTGTTTCTCTTTATCTTCCTGCCCAATGTCGGACTGCTCGATTACTACATCGGCGGGCTCCTTCCGGTGGTTCCGAACTGGCTGGGCGACCCCGACATCGCGCTCTACGCGATCATGATCATCACGATCTGGAAGAACGCCGGCTATTACATGCTGTTCTTCCTCGCCGGGCTCCAGTCGGTGCCCGAGGACGTGATGGAAGCCGCCCATCTCGACGGCGCGGGTCCCTTCATGCGGCTGCGCTACATCATCCTGCCGGAGCTGAAGCCGACCTTCCTGTTCGTCATCGTGATCGCCACGCTGAACGCGGTGACGCAGGTCGACCACGTCTTCGTCATGACCAAGGGCGGCCCGTCGAATTCGACCAATCTCGTGCTGTTCTACATCTACCAGCAGGCGGTCGAGCATTACGACATCGGCAAGGCCTCGGCCGCGACGATGCTGACGCTTGCAGCCCTGATGGGCCTCACCGCGCTATCGTTCCGTACCATGGCGAACCGCGAGGGCGGGCCATGAAGCTCATTGACCGGCTCACCAAGGACGTCCCGCTCGCCACCCGCCGCGAGATCACGCCCAAGCTCGGCTTCCTGCTGACCGTGCTGCTCGCGCTGGTCTGGCTGATCCCGTTCCTGTGGATGGGCGTGGCGACGCTGCGCCCCCCGTCCGACGGCATCAATTTGATGGCCGAGCTGATGCCGAGCCTCAAGCCCACCCTCGACAACATCAGGGATGCCTGGGAGATCGGCGACTTCCCGCGCTACTTCCTCAACACCACCATCATCTGCACCGGCATCCTGCTGGTGCAATTCGTCACGATCACGCTGGCGGGCTTTGCCTTTGCGCGGCTCGACTTCGCCGGCAAGACGCTGATCTTCTATCTGTTCCTGATGCAGCTGATGCTGGTGCCGGTGCTGCTGATCGTGCCCAACTTGCGGATCATCGCGCAATTCGGCCTCTATGACACGCTGGCCGGCGTGATGATGCCCTTCTTCGCCTCGGCCTTCGGCACCTTCCTGATGAGGCAGGCGTTTGAAGCCATTCCGACCGAGCTGGAAGACGCCGCGCTGATTGACGGCGCGAGCCTATTCCAGCGCATCCGCCACATCTATGTGCCGCTGTCGATCCCGAGCTTTTCGGCGTTCGCCATCATCTCCGTGACCAGCCACTGGAACGACTTCCTGTGGCCGCTGATGGTGATCAATTCGCCGGACAAGCGGCCGCTCACCGTTGGGCTCTCCGTCTTCACCGCGACCGCGGAGGGCACGCAGGCCTGGGGCACCATCGCCGCCGGCACGCTGATGGTGATCGCGCCGCTGCTCATCACCTTCCTGATCTTCCAGAAACGTTTCATCAGCTCTTTCGTCACCTCAGGCATCAAATAGGAGATTTTCCGATGCTGTTTTCCCGCAGGCTCATGCTTGGCCTCGCCATAGCAGGCACTTTTGCCAGCGCCCTCGCCTTGCCGGCGCTGGCCGAAGGTCCGACCGAGATCGACCTGTTCTTCCCCGTGCCCGTCGACGGCAAGCTCGCCCGCGACATGGGCACCTTGATCAAGGAGTTCAACGACGGTCATCCCGACATCAAGGCAACCGCGGTCTACACCGGCTCCTATGACGACACGCTGATCAAGACGCGTGCCTCGATCAAGGCCGGCAAGCCGCCGGCCGCCGTGATCATGTCGGCGAACTTCCTGCTCGACATGCAGATCGAGAACGAGCTCACCAATCTCGACTCTCTGATCGCCGCCGACGGCACCACCAAGGATCAGTTCCTCGGCCAGTTCTTCCCGGCGCTCCAGGGCAACGCGGTGATCAACCGCTCGGTCTACGGCGTGCCCTTCCACAATTCGACGCCGCTGCTCTACATCAACGCCGACAAGGCCAAGGAGGCCGGCCTCGATCCGAGCAAGCCGCCGCAGACCTGGGCCGAGCTGACCGACTGGGCCAAGAAGCTCACCAAGCGCGAAGGCGACAAGGTCACCCAATGGGGCATCGCGATCCCCTGCGCCTATGACTATTGCGGCTGGATGATGGAAACGCTCACCATGACCAATGGCGGGCGCTACTACAACGAGGAGTTCGGCGGCGAAGTCTATTACGACACGCCCTCGATGCTCGGCGCGCTGACCTGGTGGAACGACCTCATCAACAAGTACAAGGTGCACGCGCCCGGCGCGACGCCCGGCCCGGCCGTCAGCACCTCCTTCATCTCCGGCAACGCCGCGATGATGATGCTCTCGACCGGCTCGCTGACCTATGTGCGCGACAATGCCAAGTTCGCCTACAAGGTCGCCTTCATCCCGCGCAACGTCCGCAACGCCGTGCCGATCGGCGGCGCCTCGCTGATCATTCCGGCGGGCCTCGAAGCCGACAAGCAGAAGGCGGCCTGGACACTGATCAAGTGGATGACCTCGCCCGAGAAGAGCGCCTGGTGGAGCCGTGCGACGGGTTACTTCGCGCCCAACATGGCTGCCTACAAGACGCCCGACATGGTCGACTTCCTCAACAAGAATCCGGACGCCAAGACCGCCGTCGAGCAGCTCGACGTCGCAAAGCCCTGGTTTGCGACCTACAAGACCGTGCCGGTCCGCAAGAACCTCGAGGACGAGGTGATGCTGGTCCTCAACGGCAAGAAGCAGCCGAAGGACGCCCTCGTCGCCGCCCAGAAGGCCGCCGACGAGACGCTCAAGCCGTACAATGCGGAGACGTCGCTGAAGCTGCCGTAAGGCGCGGCGACATCAGCAACTGAGCTTCGGCGCTCCGTCATGCGGGGCGCCGAATGCGTTCTTGAGGGGACGCAACCCGTTAACCCCCCGTCCACCATCCGGCTGCCCATACCGCCGGTAACCATTGGAATTAACAGACCCTCAATTCAGCCCAGACAAGTTTCACGATGTTTCTGGGGGATTTTTGCCGTGGATCTGTTGGTTTTCGAGTTCCTGGGGCTGGCGCTGGTTGCCATGTGCGTGGTCGTGGTGGCGCTGCCCTGCGCCCGCAAATCCTCGAACCGGATCCGTTACGAGTAGGTTTTCCGGCCGGAGGATGCGATTCCGGCCCAATGCAAGGCTCGAATTCGCTACGAGCCCCTTGACATCACAGCGCTTTCGGCAGAACGGCTGATATCAAGTGTTATGGGCCGTTCATGGATTTGATTACCACCACCGCTGACCTCGCGGCTGCTTGCAGCCGGCTGGCCAAGCACCCCGTCATTACCGTCGATACCGAGTTCCTGCGCGAGACCACCTATTACCCGCTGTTGTGCGTGGTGCAGATGGCCAGCGCCGAGGAAGCCATCGTCATTGACGCGCTCGCCGAGGGCATCGACCTCAAGCCGTTCTTCGAGCTGATGGCCAATGAGAGCGTGCTGAAGGTGTTCCACGCCGCCCGCCAGGACATCGAGATCATCTGGCACCAGGCCAACATCATCCCGCATCCAGTGTTCGACACCCAGGTCGCCGCCATGGTGCTCGGCTATGGCGACAGCATCGCCTATGACGCGCTGGTCGAGAAGGTCACCGGCCACCGCCCGGACAAGACCCACCGCTTCACCGACTGGTCGCGCCGGCCGCTGTCCAAGGAGCAGATGCATTACGCGGTCTCCGACGTCACCCATCTGCGCGACGTCTTCGCAGCGCTGGACGCCGATTTGAAGAAGCGCCGCCGCAGCGAATGGGTCTCCATCGAGATGGAGATTTTGACCTCGCCCAAGACCTACGACTTCCACCCCGAGCGCGCCTGGGAGCGGCTGAAGACGCGGGTCCGCAAGCCCAAGGACCTCGCGGTGCTGATGGAGGTCGCGGCCTGGCGCGAGCAGGAGGCGCAGAGCCGCGACGTGCCGCGCGGCCGCGTGCTGCGCGACGAAGCGATCAGCGACATCGCCACCCATGCGCCGAATACGCTGGAGAAGCTCGCCAATTTGCGCTCGGTGCCGAAGGGGTTTGAGAAATCCAAATGGGGCGCCGACATCGTCGCCGCGGTCGAGCGCGGCCTGGCGCGGGATCATTCCACGCTGCCGAAGCTGGAGAAGCCGCGCAACAATAACAATGGCGCAGCGATCGTCGAGCTGTTGAAGGTGCTGCTGCGGATGACCGCAGAGCGACATGCGGTGGCGAGCAAGGTGATCGCAACCGTCGACGATCTCGAGGAGATCGCGGCGAGCGACGAGGCCGACGTGCCGGCGCTCCGCGGCTGGCGTCGCGAGCTGTTCGGAGATGCCGCGCTGAAGCTCAAGCATGGCGAGCTGGCGCTCGCGATCGAGAAGGGCCGCGTCATCGGGGTCAAGCGGGCGTAGACGGTCGGCACAGCAGCCGCCGCCGTCATTGCGAGGAAGCTCTTGCGACGAAGCAATCCAGATTGTTTCCGAGGAGGGATTCTGGATTGCTTCGCTACTGTTCAGCCCGGGGACATAGCTTACACCTGTTCGGGGACATGGTTGACACATCAAAATCGGCTGGATTCGTCGAACAAGGGGGCGAGCCATGCCGTGGCGAGAGGTGTCTGTCATGGACCAGCGGCGCGAGTTTGTGATGCTTGCTAAGCAGGAAGGAGTGAACCGGCGGAAGCTGTGCCGGCAGTTCGGGATTAGTGCCCAGACTGGTTACAAGTGGATCGAGCGCTATGATGCAGGGGATACGACGCTGGCCGATCGCTCGCGCCGGCCGCATCACAGCCCGGATCGTACTGAGGCTGCGATCGAGCAGCAGATTGTGGCCTTGCGCGATGTCCACCCGGCCTGGGGGGCGCGCAAGATTTTGCATCGTCTAAAGCGCGACCGGCAAGCCGTGCCGGCGATATCGACGACGCACGAGATCCTGCGTCGCTACGATCGCGTGAGCGAACCTGCGGGGAGACCTGGACAGCCCTACATCCGCTTCGAGAAGGAGGCACCCAATCAGCTCTGGCAGATGGACTTCAAGGGACACAGCCCCCTCGAGGACGGCGTATCCTGCCACCCGCTGACGATGCTGGACGATCACTCGCGGTTCTCGTTGTGCCTGGCTGCTTGTGACAACGAGCGAGGTTCGACCGTGCAAGGGCATCTGAGGGAGACATTCCGCCGGTACGGCCTCCCCGATGCGATGTTCGTCGACAATGGCGGCCCCTGGGGCTTCACCCTTGAAGACCCTTGGACCGGGCTGACGGTCTGGCTTTTGAAGCTTGGCGTCCGGGTGATCCACAGCCGGCCGTATCATCCGCAGAGCCGAGGAAAGAACGAACGCTTCCATCGCACGCTGAAGGCCGAGGTATTTGCCTTCAGGCGCTACCGCGACCTTGCCGAGGTGCAGCGCGCATTCGACCAATGGCGAGCCGTCTACAATCTCGATCGGCCGCATGAGGCTTTGAACTACAACGTTCCGGCAAGCCGGTACCAACCCAGTTCGCGGGAAATGCCGGACAGATTGCCCGCGGTGGAATACGACGAGCACGAGGTCGTCCGTTCCGTCTCCACCACCAAGGCCTATGTCAGCTTCAAAGGCAAATTGTGGAAGGTTCCGCAGGCCTTCCGCGGCGAACGGCTTGCGATCCGTCCACTCAATACCGACGGCAGGTTCGGCATCTTCTTCGCCGCGCACCAGATCGCGGCGATCGATTTAGGATGATCCAAAAGTGTCAACCATGTCCCCGAACAGGTGTAAGCTATGTCCCCGGGCTGAACACTACGCTCGCAATGACGGAATTTGGCGCAACAGCGTGCCTTAGGCCGGCGTCAGCTTCGCCACTTCCGGCTTCATGTCATCCAGCACGCCCTTGATCGCGGCGACCAGCTCGTCGATCTGGCCCTTGGTGGTGATCAGCGGCGGGCAGATCGCGATGGCGTCGAGCATGTTTCGCGAGATCACGCCACGTTCCTGGAGCATGCGGCTCGCCATGCCGCCGACCGCGCCGGGCGTCGCCGCGGCCGTCTTGCGTCCCTTGTCGAGGACGAGCTCTAGCG is part of the Bradyrhizobium commune genome and harbors:
- a CDS encoding carbohydrate ABC transporter permease: MSLAEPAALPVAASVPPRLHLLQRFTGRFKVSLPAYLLLLPSLVFLALFTYGAMGRVLIDALYQRATPKAPLRFVGLDNISAVLADPYFTGAVVNNLVYAVGTAIPSIGLALLFALALARTNVVTSALRAALFLPVLIPMVAASALFLFIFLPNVGLLDYYIGGLLPVVPNWLGDPDIALYAIMIITIWKNAGYYMLFFLAGLQSVPEDVMEAAHLDGAGPFMRLRYIILPELKPTFLFVIVIATLNAVTQVDHVFVMTKGGPSNSTNLVLFYIYQQAVEHYDIGKASAATMLTLAALMGLTALSFRTMANREGGP
- a CDS encoding carbohydrate ABC transporter permease, whose product is MKLIDRLTKDVPLATRREITPKLGFLLTVLLALVWLIPFLWMGVATLRPPSDGINLMAELMPSLKPTLDNIRDAWEIGDFPRYFLNTTIICTGILLVQFVTITLAGFAFARLDFAGKTLIFYLFLMQLMLVPVLLIVPNLRIIAQFGLYDTLAGVMMPFFASAFGTFLMRQAFEAIPTELEDAALIDGASLFQRIRHIYVPLSIPSFSAFAIISVTSHWNDFLWPLMVINSPDKRPLTVGLSVFTATAEGTQAWGTIAAGTLMVIAPLLITFLIFQKRFISSFVTSGIK
- a CDS encoding ABC transporter substrate-binding protein; translation: MLFSRRLMLGLAIAGTFASALALPALAEGPTEIDLFFPVPVDGKLARDMGTLIKEFNDGHPDIKATAVYTGSYDDTLIKTRASIKAGKPPAAVIMSANFLLDMQIENELTNLDSLIAADGTTKDQFLGQFFPALQGNAVINRSVYGVPFHNSTPLLYINADKAKEAGLDPSKPPQTWAELTDWAKKLTKREGDKVTQWGIAIPCAYDYCGWMMETLTMTNGGRYYNEEFGGEVYYDTPSMLGALTWWNDLINKYKVHAPGATPGPAVSTSFISGNAAMMMLSTGSLTYVRDNAKFAYKVAFIPRNVRNAVPIGGASLIIPAGLEADKQKAAWTLIKWMTSPEKSAWWSRATGYFAPNMAAYKTPDMVDFLNKNPDAKTAVEQLDVAKPWFATYKTVPVRKNLEDEVMLVLNGKKQPKDALVAAQKAADETLKPYNAETSLKLP
- the rnd gene encoding ribonuclease D — its product is MDLITTTADLAAACSRLAKHPVITVDTEFLRETTYYPLLCVVQMASAEEAIVIDALAEGIDLKPFFELMANESVLKVFHAARQDIEIIWHQANIIPHPVFDTQVAAMVLGYGDSIAYDALVEKVTGHRPDKTHRFTDWSRRPLSKEQMHYAVSDVTHLRDVFAALDADLKKRRRSEWVSIEMEILTSPKTYDFHPERAWERLKTRVRKPKDLAVLMEVAAWREQEAQSRDVPRGRVLRDEAISDIATHAPNTLEKLANLRSVPKGFEKSKWGADIVAAVERGLARDHSTLPKLEKPRNNNNGAAIVELLKVLLRMTAERHAVASKVIATVDDLEEIAASDEADVPALRGWRRELFGDAALKLKHGELALAIEKGRVIGVKRA
- a CDS encoding IS481 family transposase, translated to MPWREVSVMDQRREFVMLAKQEGVNRRKLCRQFGISAQTGYKWIERYDAGDTTLADRSRRPHHSPDRTEAAIEQQIVALRDVHPAWGARKILHRLKRDRQAVPAISTTHEILRRYDRVSEPAGRPGQPYIRFEKEAPNQLWQMDFKGHSPLEDGVSCHPLTMLDDHSRFSLCLAACDNERGSTVQGHLRETFRRYGLPDAMFVDNGGPWGFTLEDPWTGLTVWLLKLGVRVIHSRPYHPQSRGKNERFHRTLKAEVFAFRRYRDLAEVQRAFDQWRAVYNLDRPHEALNYNVPASRYQPSSREMPDRLPAVEYDEHEVVRSVSTTKAYVSFKGKLWKVPQAFRGERLAIRPLNTDGRFGIFFAAHQIAAIDLG